One segment of Meleagris gallopavo isolate NT-WF06-2002-E0010 breed Aviagen turkey brand Nicholas breeding stock chromosome 8, Turkey_5.1, whole genome shotgun sequence DNA contains the following:
- the MCU gene encoding calcium uniporter protein, mitochondrial isoform X1, translating into MLVEVHQRLSPWQSVRVVYCSTVVPSDEVTVVYQNGLPVISVNLPSRRERCQFTLKPISDSVGVFLQQLQAEDRGIDRVAIYSADGTRVASSTGIDLLLLDDFKLIINDITYHVRPPKRELLSHENATTLNDVKTLVQQLYTALCIEEHQLNKEKELIGRLEELKEQLAPLEKVRLELSRKAEKRTTLVLWGGLAYMATQFGILARLTWWEYSWDIMEPVTYFITYGSAMAMYAYFVMTRQEYVYPDARDRQYLLFFHKGAKKSRFDLEKYNQLKDAIAQNWTLRGFEIHCRFTCPSSKLMKRTDPQRSSELWQKTCS; encoded by the exons AAGTGACGGTGGTTTACCAAAATGGCTTACCTGTGATTTCTGTGAATCTTCCATCTCGGCGTGAACGTTGCCAGTTCACGCTTAAGCCGATCTCAGACTCCGTTGGTGTGTTCTTACAGCAGCTGCAAGCAGAGGACCGAGGAATTGATCGGGTTGCGATCTACTCAGCAG ATGGCACCCGTGTTGCTTCCTCCACGGGCATAGATTTGCTTCTACTGGATGACTTCAAACTGATCATCAATGACATCACGTATCATGTTAGACCACCAAAGAGAG agcTCTTAAGCCATGAGAACGCAACCACGCTGAATGATGTCAAGACACTGGTTCAGCAATTGTACACTGCCTTGTGCATCGAGGAGCACCAGCTGAACAAAGAGAAGGAGCTGATAGGGAGACTAGAGGAATTGAAGGAGCAGCTAGCACCACTAGAAAAA GTAAGGTTGGAGCtcagcaggaaagcagagaagaggaCAACCTTGGTGTTGTGGGGAGGGCTGGCCTACATGGCCACTCAGTTTGGGATTCTGGCCCGCCTCACCTGGTGGGAGTACTCTTGGGACATTATGGAACCAGTCACCTATTTCATCACCTATGGTAGTGCCATGGCAATGTATGCTTATTTCGTAATGACTCGCCAGG agtatgtttATCCAGATGCAAGAGACAGACAGTACTTACTATTTTTCCATAAAGGAGCCAAAAAGTCACGATTTGATCTAGAGAAATACAATCAACTCAAGGATGCAATTGCTCAG AATTGGACCTTAAGAGGCTTCGAGATCCACTGCAGGTTCACCTGCCCATCCAGCAAATTGATGAAAAGGACTGATCCGCAAAGAAGCTCTGAACTCTGGCAAAAAACCTGTTCATAG
- the MCU gene encoding calcium uniporter protein, mitochondrial isoform X3 — protein MALQVHQRLSPWQSVRVVYCSTVVPSDEVTVVYQNGLPVISVNLPSRRERCQFTLKPISDSVGVFLQQLQAEDRGIDRVAIYSADGTRVASSTGIDLLLLDDFKLIINDITYHVRPPKRELLSHENATTLNDVKTLVQQLYTALCIEEHQLNKEKELIGRLEELKEQLAPLEKVRLELSRKAEKRTTLVLWGGLAYMATQFGILARLTWWEYSWDIMEPVTYFITYGSAMAMYAYFVMTRQEYVYPDARDRQYLLFFHKGAKKSRFDLEKYNQLKDAIAQNWTLRGFEIHCRFTCPSSKLMKRTDPQRSSELWQKTCS, from the exons AAGTGACGGTGGTTTACCAAAATGGCTTACCTGTGATTTCTGTGAATCTTCCATCTCGGCGTGAACGTTGCCAGTTCACGCTTAAGCCGATCTCAGACTCCGTTGGTGTGTTCTTACAGCAGCTGCAAGCAGAGGACCGAGGAATTGATCGGGTTGCGATCTACTCAGCAG ATGGCACCCGTGTTGCTTCCTCCACGGGCATAGATTTGCTTCTACTGGATGACTTCAAACTGATCATCAATGACATCACGTATCATGTTAGACCACCAAAGAGAG agcTCTTAAGCCATGAGAACGCAACCACGCTGAATGATGTCAAGACACTGGTTCAGCAATTGTACACTGCCTTGTGCATCGAGGAGCACCAGCTGAACAAAGAGAAGGAGCTGATAGGGAGACTAGAGGAATTGAAGGAGCAGCTAGCACCACTAGAAAAA GTAAGGTTGGAGCtcagcaggaaagcagagaagaggaCAACCTTGGTGTTGTGGGGAGGGCTGGCCTACATGGCCACTCAGTTTGGGATTCTGGCCCGCCTCACCTGGTGGGAGTACTCTTGGGACATTATGGAACCAGTCACCTATTTCATCACCTATGGTAGTGCCATGGCAATGTATGCTTATTTCGTAATGACTCGCCAGG agtatgtttATCCAGATGCAAGAGACAGACAGTACTTACTATTTTTCCATAAAGGAGCCAAAAAGTCACGATTTGATCTAGAGAAATACAATCAACTCAAGGATGCAATTGCTCAG AATTGGACCTTAAGAGGCTTCGAGATCCACTGCAGGTTCACCTGCCCATCCAGCAAATTGATGAAAAGGACTGATCCGCAAAGAAGCTCTGAACTCTGGCAAAAAACCTGTTCATAG
- the MCU gene encoding calcium uniporter protein, mitochondrial isoform X2 — MLVEVHQRLSPWQSVRVVYCSTVVPSDEVTVVYQNGLPVISVNLPSRRERCQFTLKPISDSVGVFLQQLQAEDRGIDRVAIYSADGTRVASSTGIDLLLLDDFKLIINDITYHVRPPKRELLSHENATTLNDVKTLVQQLYTALCIEEHQLNKEKELIGRLEELKEQLAPLEKVRLELSRKAEKRTTLVLWGGLAYMATQFGILARLTWWEYSWDIMEPVTYFITYGSAMAMYAYFVMTRQEYVYPDARDRQYLLFFHKGAKKSRFDLEKYNQLKDAIAQAELDLKRLRDPLQVHLPIQQIDEKD; from the exons AAGTGACGGTGGTTTACCAAAATGGCTTACCTGTGATTTCTGTGAATCTTCCATCTCGGCGTGAACGTTGCCAGTTCACGCTTAAGCCGATCTCAGACTCCGTTGGTGTGTTCTTACAGCAGCTGCAAGCAGAGGACCGAGGAATTGATCGGGTTGCGATCTACTCAGCAG ATGGCACCCGTGTTGCTTCCTCCACGGGCATAGATTTGCTTCTACTGGATGACTTCAAACTGATCATCAATGACATCACGTATCATGTTAGACCACCAAAGAGAG agcTCTTAAGCCATGAGAACGCAACCACGCTGAATGATGTCAAGACACTGGTTCAGCAATTGTACACTGCCTTGTGCATCGAGGAGCACCAGCTGAACAAAGAGAAGGAGCTGATAGGGAGACTAGAGGAATTGAAGGAGCAGCTAGCACCACTAGAAAAA GTAAGGTTGGAGCtcagcaggaaagcagagaagaggaCAACCTTGGTGTTGTGGGGAGGGCTGGCCTACATGGCCACTCAGTTTGGGATTCTGGCCCGCCTCACCTGGTGGGAGTACTCTTGGGACATTATGGAACCAGTCACCTATTTCATCACCTATGGTAGTGCCATGGCAATGTATGCTTATTTCGTAATGACTCGCCAGG agtatgtttATCCAGATGCAAGAGACAGACAGTACTTACTATTTTTCCATAAAGGAGCCAAAAAGTCACGATTTGATCTAGAGAAATACAATCAACTCAAGGATGCAATTGCTCAG gCAGAATTGGACCTTAAGAGGCTTCGAGATCCACTGCAGGTTCACCTGCCCATCCAGCAAATTGATGAAAAGGACTGA